From one Lolium rigidum isolate FL_2022 chromosome 4, APGP_CSIRO_Lrig_0.1, whole genome shotgun sequence genomic stretch:
- the LOC124647690 gene encoding uncharacterized protein LOC124647690: MMVSIVVVTGTVVADSGHRAFLGALGLGQADGPKAVLDALPYQALSLLDCDEDIPSASESSAGHGADNSDGQNRGEDAAVRHHSSNDDSDDDENPFLTDSYGKVTTWRLSDLEAAFEKHLEDEASKPKVEVKKKTKEEILKLDNDRKQKFMEYALQKYNDEEDLAGEMRFVFDEIKGEVYVIEECLKFYEHFNFTAKQAGSMVLFFAEVIPSGDTCNVLCCKPLDCDDNGRCLSCEDHQSYVKMRHPADEALYVGGHEEGQFPFILESSSEDDSD, translated from the exons ATGATGGTGTCGATTGTAGTGGTGACGGGGACAGTGGTGGCTGACTCTGGCCACCGCGCCTTCCTCGGTGCCCTCGGCCTCGGCCAGGCTGATGGCCCGAAGGCCGTCCTAGACGCCCTCCC GTACCAGGCACTGTCGCTTCTTGATTGCGACGAGGATATACCTTCTGCTTCTGAATCATCTGCAGG GCACGGCGCTGATAACAGTGATGGGCAAAATCGTGGTGAAGATGCTGCTGTTCGTCATCACAG TTCTAACGATGATAGTGATGACGACGAGAATCCTTTTCTTACCGATAGTTATGGAAAGGTAACAACTTGGAGGCTGAGTGATTTGGAGGCAGCATTCGAAAAACATCTTGAAGATGAAGCAAGTAAACCAAAGGTAGAAGTAAAAAAGAAAACGAAGGAAGAAATACTAAAGCTTGATAATGATCGTAAGCAAAAGTTCATGGAATATGCTTTACAGAAGTATAACGATGAAGAGGATCTTGCTGGG GAGATGCgctttgtgttcgatgaaattaaAGGAGAAGTTTACGTTATTGAAGAATGCCTGAAATTCTATGAACATTTCAACTTCACAGCTAAGCAGGCTGGTTCCATGGTTTTATTTTTTGCTGAAGTGATCCCCAGCGGAGACACTTGTAATGTTCTCTGCTGCAAGCCTTTGGATTGTGATGACAATG GACGCTGCCTTAGCTGTGAGGATCATCAATCTTATGTGAAAATGAGGCATCCAGCTGATGAGGCTCTGTATGTTGGAGGTCATGAGGAGGGACAGTTCCCATTTATTTTGGAGAGTAGCAGTGAG GATGACTCCGATTGA